One genomic segment of Nothobranchius furzeri strain GRZ-AD chromosome 10, NfurGRZ-RIMD1, whole genome shotgun sequence includes these proteins:
- the LOC107374182 gene encoding olfactory receptor 1E16-like, which yields MDLFNSALGRNITFIRPAYFIISGFVGIPYTEYYYVFLCFVYIASVLGNTVVMVLIYLDHNLRTPKYIAVFNLAFVDLLGNTVLVPKVIDIFLFNHLLIPYIDCLIFCFFCYTCLSMQSLNLVALSYDRVVAIMFPLHYQTKVTNRFMFNLIASFWLFVIIAILMLVGLLTRLSFCDSVVINSYFCDHGQIFGLACNDNFPSDVISYLLPVLILWIPLLVILSSYFCIGYALSKIASGQERAKALKTCSAHISLVAIFFTPILITFTIGPQIHPNARIINLSLTSVFPPMLNPIIYVLQTQEIKNSMKKLLEIRRKSRIMVK from the coding sequence ATGGACCTTTTCAACTCTGCTCTTGGACGAAATATCACCTTTATTCGTCCTGCATATTTCATAATCAGTGGATTTGTTGGCATTCCTTACACAGAGTACTACTATGTTTTTCTCTGTTTTGTCTATATTGCTTCAGTCCTTGGAAACACAGTAGTGATGGTTCTGATCTACTTGGATCATAACCTCAGAACTCCTAAATATATTGCAGTTTTTAACCTTGCTTTTGTAGACCTGTTAGGAAACACTGTTCTGGTGCCAAAGGTGATTGATATCTTTTTATTTAATCACCTCCTCATCCCTTACATTGACTGTttgattttttgttttttctgctaCACCTGCCTTTCAATGCAGTCTCTAAACCTGGTTGCTCTCTCCTACGACCGGGTGGTGGCTATAATGTTTCCTCTGCACTATCAGACAAAGGTTACTAACAGATTCATGTTTAATTTGATAGCTTCTTTCTGGCTGTTTGTCATAATTGCTATTCTAATGCTAGTTGGTCTTCTCACTAGACTCTCTTTCTGTGATTCAGTGGTAATTAACAGCTATTTCTGTGATCATGGTCAAATCTTTGGTCTGGCATGCAATGATAATTTTCCCAGTGATGTTATTAGTTATTTGTTGCCAGTTCTCATTCTTTGGATTCCTCTATTAGTCATCTTATCAAGTTACTTTTGTATCGGCTATGCTTTGTCTAAAATAGCATCAGGTCAAGAAAGGGCAAAGGCACTGAAAACCTGCTCAGCTCACATTTCATTGGTGGCAATCTTTTTCACCCCCATTTTAATCACATTTACTATTGGTCCACAAATACATCCTAATGCTAGGATAATAAACTTGTCTCTGACTTCTGTTTTTCCTCCTATGTTGAATCCAATTATTTATGTTTTACAAACACAAGAAATCAAAAATTCAATGAAGAAATTGTTAGAAATTAGGAGAAAATCCAGAATCATGGTAAAGTGA
- the LOC107374184 gene encoding olfactory receptor 1E16-like — protein sequence MDLFNSALGRNITFIRPAYFIISGFIDIPYMQYYYVFLCFVYIASVLGNTVVMAVIYLDHSLRTPKYVAVFNLALVDLLSSTSQVPKVLDIFLSNHFSIPYIDCLMFFFFCYSLLSLQALNLLALSYDRVVAIMYPLHYQRKITNRFMFSLIAFFWLFAIVAVLTAVGLLTRLSFCNSVVINSYFCDHGQIFRLACNDMFPSYVISYVLPCLILWVPLLLILCSYLCIGNALAKVASGKERAKALKTCTAHISLVIMYFVPFLTTYTIGAQIHPNARIINMSLASVLPPMLNPIIYVLQTQEIKNSIKNIIEIRRQFRIMVN from the coding sequence ATGGACCTATTCAACTCTGCTCTTGGCAGAAATATCACCTTTATCCGTCCTGCATATTTCATAATAAGTGGATTTATTGATATTCCTTATATGCAGTATTActatgtttttctttgttttgtctACATCGCTTCAGTCCTTGGAAACACAGTAGTGATGGCTGTAATCTACCTGGATCATAGCCTCAGAACTCCTAaatatgttgcagtttttaacctTGCACTTGTGGATCTGTTAAGTAGCACTTCTCAGGTGCCGAAGGTGCTCGACATCTTTTTGTCTAACCACTTTTCCATCCCCTACATTGACTGCTTGATGTTCTTTTTTTTCTGCTATTCGTTGCTCTCACTTCAGGCTCTTAACCTGCTTGCTCTCTCCTACGACCGGGTGGTGGCTATCATGTATCCTCTGCACTATCAAAGAAAGATTACCAACAGATTTATGTTTAGTTTGATAGCTTTTTTCTGGTTATTTGCTATAGTTGCTGTCCTCACAGCAGTTGGTCTTCTCACACGACTCTCCTTCTGTAATTCAGTGGTGATCAACAGCTATTTCTGCGATCATGGTCAGATATTCAGGCTTGCATGCAATGACATGTTTCCCAGTTATGTCATTAGTTATGTGTTACCATGCCTTATTCTATGGGTTCCTCTTTTACTCATTTTATGTAGTTATCTTTGTATCGGCAATGCTTTGGCTAAAGTAGCATCAGGTAAAGAAAGAGCAAAGGCACTGAAAACCTGCACAGCTCATATTTCATTAGTGATTATGTATTTTGTCCCTTTTTTAACCACATATACTATTGGTGCACAAATACATCCCAATGCCAGGATCATAAACATGTCACTTGCTTCGGTTTTACCTCCCATGTTAAATCCAATCATTTATGTTTTACAAACACAAGAAATCAAAAATTCAATCAAGAACATAATAGAAATTAGAAGGCAGTTTAGAATCATGGTGAACTGA
- the LOC107374183 gene encoding olfactory receptor 1E16-like: MDFFNSALGRNITFIRPAYFIISGFVGIPYTEYYYVFLCFVYIASVLGNTVVMVLIYLDHNLRTPKYIAVFNLAFVDLLGNTVLVPKVIDIFLFNHLLIPYIDCLIFCFFCYTCLSMQSLNLVALSYDRMVAIMFPLHYQTKVTHRFMFSLIAFFWLFAIIALLIAVGLLTRLSFCDSVVINSYFCDHGQIFGLACNDNFPSDVISFLLPVLIIWIPLLVILSSYICIGYALSKITSGQERAKALKTCSAHISLVAIFFTPILITFTIGPQIHPNARIINLSLTSVFPPMLNPIIYVLQTQEIKNSMKKLLEMRRKSRIMVK; the protein is encoded by the coding sequence ATGGACTTTTTCAACTCTGCTCTTGGACGAAATATCACCTTTATTCGTCCTGCATATTTCATAATCAGTGGATTTGTTGGCATTCCTTACACAGAGTACTACTATGTTTTTCTCTGTTTTGTCTATATTGCTTCAGTCCTTGGAAACACAGTAGTGATGGTTCTGATCTACCTGGATCATAACCTCAGAACTCCTAAATATATTGCAGTTTTTAACCTTGCTTTTGTAGACCTGTTAGGAAACACTGTTCTGGTGCCAAAGGTGATTGATATCTTTTTATTTAATCACCTCCTCATCCCTTACATTGACTGTttgattttttgttttttctgctaCACCTGCCTTTCAATGCAGTCTCTAAACCTGGTTGCTCTGTCCTACGACCGGATGGTGGCTATCATGTTTCCTCTGCACTATCAGACAAAGGTTACACACAGATTTATGTTTAGTTTGATTGCCTTTTTCTGGCTGTTTGCTATAATAGCTCTTCTGATTGCTGTTGGTCTTCTCACCAGACTCTCCTTCTGTGATTCAGTTGTAATTAACAGCTATTTCTGTGATCATGGTCAAATCTTTGGTTTGGCATGCAATGATAATTTTCCAAGTGACGTTATTAGTTTTTTGTTGCCAGTTCTTATTATTTGGATTCCTCTATTAGTCATCTTATCAAGTTACATTTGTATCGGCTATGCTTTGTCTAAAATAACATCAGGTCAAGAAAGGGCAAAGGCACTGAAAACCTGCTCAGCTCACATTTCATTGGTGGCAATCTTTTTCACCCCCATTTTAATCACATTTACTATTGGTCCACAAATACATCCTAATGCTAGGATAATAAACTTGTCTCTGACTTCTGTTTTTCCTCCCATGTTGAATCCAATTATTTATGTTTTACAAACACAAGAAATCAAAAATTCAATGAAGAAATTGTTAGAAATGAGGAGAAAATCCAGAATCATGGTAAAGTGA